One Xyrauchen texanus isolate HMW12.3.18 chromosome 34, RBS_HiC_50CHRs, whole genome shotgun sequence genomic window carries:
- the LOC127628184 gene encoding ral guanine nucleotide dissociation stimulator-like isoform X1 has product MVFISDCKFGTGSVMFDASVWRIRSIRESVRLEIGEEPNPAVLNRFTQLDPDTPHLENASQEIGEEVEDGVVFSISLRKVQMYQTGGKGQRWLGVDSDASVSLYDTCKMRTIKAGTLERLVEYMVTAFRGNDSTYVTIFLCTYRTFATTKQVLDLLLNRYAKLQHHPGGEARRMTPDERTELRNTISSILGAWLDQYSEDFWKPPEYSCLRRLVHYLQLNFPGSDLERRACNLLTQFHRRLQQESDQDVLDQGCSFTLLEENGFDEDRPDFLTFDPTVVAEQFTLMDAELFKRVVPYHCLGSIWSQRDKKGKEHLAPTIRATVTQFNCVTNCVISTCLSDRTLKPTQRARVLEHWIQVARECRILKNFSSLRAILSALQCNPVHRLKRTWDEVSRENIRIFQELSEIFSDENNHSLSRELLIKEGTSKFATLELNPKRAQKRQQPQRDLTVMQGTIPYLGTFLTDLVMMDTAMKDYLDGGLINFEKRRKEFEVIAQIKLLQLACNNYNFRRVSGFSAWLSSVEKLTEAESYSQSCEIEPLSESASNTLRAKKSSGIMKRWSDRQPVGSGEGGSSSSHSKSFDQLRFPPCVSGSVGDGCDSVSVTSAGSSSSDVEEVNISFISDSPDALERKMSTPFVKHSNSTLGKCGPPADLIPTFWESTSLSSLDASGLGSGSGSSSASSSSVSSTPVTASRSHKRSISGVSSYSSLSLPLYNQQVDDCCIIRVSLDVDNGNMYKSILVTSQDKTPAVVRKAMVKHNLDRERAEDYELVQKISEDKELKIPDNANVFYAMNSTANYNFVLKKRGFPRAGRTKHVASSTLPRMKQKGLKIAKGIF; this is encoded by the exons aatgCGAGTCAGGAGATCGGTGAGGAGGTGGAGGATGGAGTCGTGTTCAGTATCTCTCTGAGGAAGGTCCAGATGTATCAGACGGGCGGTAAAGGTCAGCGCTGGTTGGGTGTGGACTCGGACGCGTCCGTCAGTCTGTATGACACGTGTAAGATGCGGACCATTAAAGCGGGAACACTGGAGCGTCTGGTGGAGTACATGGTGACCGCCTTCAGAGGAAACGACTCCACATACGTCACCATCTTCCTCTGCACGTACAGAACGTTTGCTACAACCAAACAAGTGCTCGACCTCCTGCTCAACAG ATACGCTAAACTGCAGCATCATCCCGGCGGTGAAGCACGTAGAATGACCCCCGATGAACGCACAGAACTCAGGAA CACTATCTCCTCTATACTGGGCGCCTGGCTGGATCAGTATTCCGAGGACTTCTGGAAACCTCCGGAATACAGCTGTCTGAGACGACTGGTCCACTATCTGCAGCTCAACTTCCCCGGCTCTGATCTGGAGCGACGCGCGTGTAACCTCCTGACTCAGTTCCACCGCAGACTCCAGCAGGAATCAGACCAGGACG TGTTGGATCAGGGATGTTCTTTCACACTGCTGGAGGAGAACGGATTTGATGAAGATCGGCCTGATTTCTTGACCTTTGACCCTACAGTGGTGGCGGAGCAGTTTACCCTCATGGACGCA GAGCTGTTTAAGCGTGTGGTGCCGTATCACTGTCTGGGCAGCATCTGGTCTCAGAGAGAtaagaaaggaaaagaacatcTGGCGCCGACCATCAGAGCAACCGTCACACAGTTCAACTGCGTCACCAACTGCGTCATCTCCACCTGCCTGAGTGACCGGACGCTCAAACCCACCCAGAGAGCGCGAGTCCTGGAGCACTGGATCCAAGTGGCCCGA GAGTGTCGGATCTTGAAGAATTTCTCGTCTCTGCGTGCCATTCTGTCGGCGCTGCAGTGTAACCCGGTTCACCGGCTCAAGAGGACGTGGGACGAGGTGTCACGAGAAAATATTCGCATCTTCCAGGAGCTTTCCGAGATCTTCTCTGATGAGAACAACCACTCACTGAGCCGAGAACTGCtcataaag GAGGGAACATCTAAATTTGCCACTCTGGAGCTGAACCCGAAACGAGCCCAGAAGCGGCAGCAGCCACAGAGAGATCtg acgGTGATGCAGGGAACCATTCCTTATTTGGGAACGTTCCTCACAGATCTGGTGATGATGGACACGGCCATGAAAGACTATCTGGAT GGTGGCCTGATCAACTTTGAGAAGAGAAGAAAG gAGTTTGAGGTCATCGCTCAGATCAAGTTGTTGCAGTTGGCgtgtaataattataattttcggCGTGTGTCTGGTTTCAGTGCTTGGCTCTCCAGCGTGGAGAAACTGACAGAGGCCGAGAG TTACAGTCAGTCGTGTGAGATCGAGCCGCTCTCTGAATCGGCCTCAAACACTCTCAGAGCCAAGAAGAGTTCCGGAATCATGAAGAGATGGAGCGA ccgtCAGCCGGTGGGTTCTGGTGAAGGAGGTTCCAGCAGTTCTCACTCAAAGTCGTTCGATCAGCTGCGGTTCCCGCCGTGTGTGAGCGGTTCTGTGGGCGACGGCTGCGACTCTGTCAGTGTGACGTCTGCGGGCTCCAGCAGCTCTGACGTGGAAGAGGTCAACATCAGCTTTATCTCGGACTCACCAGACGCTTTGGAGAGGAAG ATGTCAACGCCCTTCGTAAAACATTCCAATTCTACCTTAGGAAAGTGCGGCCCGCCAGCAGACCTGATACCAAcg TTCTGGGAGTCCACGTCTCTGTCGTCTCTGGACGCCTCAGGTCTCGGCTCAGGTTCGGGCTCCAGCAGTGCCTCCTCGTCTTCGGTGTCGTCCACACCGGTCACAGCGTCCCGCTCACACAAGCGCTCCATCTCGGGGGTGTCCAGTTACTCGTCTCTGTCCTTGCCGCTGTACAACCAGCAGGTGGACGATTGCTGCATCATCAGAGTCAGTCTGGATGTGGACAACGGAAACATGTACAAGAGTATACTG gtgacCAGTCAGGATAAGACTCCAGCAGTGGTCAGGAAAGCCATGGTTAAACACAACCTAGACCGGGAGAGAGCCGAAGATTACGAGCTGGTTCAGAAAATCAGTGAAGACAAGG AGCTGAAGATTCCTGACAACGCCAACGTTTTTTACGCCATGAACTCCACGGCCAACTACAACTTTGTGTTGAAGAAGAGAGGTTTCCCCAGAGCGGGTCGAACCAAACACGTGGCTAGCTCCACGCTGCCTCGAATGAAACAGAAAGGTCTTAAAATCGCTAAGGGAATCTTCTGA
- the LOC127628184 gene encoding ral guanine nucleotide dissociation stimulator-like isoform X3 → MKMMTMLESQNASQEIGEEVEDGVVFSISLRKVQMYQTGGKGQRWLGVDSDASVSLYDTCKMRTIKAGTLERLVEYMVTAFRGNDSTYVTIFLCTYRTFATTKQVLDLLLNRYAKLQHHPGGEARRMTPDERTELRNTISSILGAWLDQYSEDFWKPPEYSCLRRLVHYLQLNFPGSDLERRACNLLTQFHRRLQQESDQDVLDQGCSFTLLEENGFDEDRPDFLTFDPTVVAEQFTLMDAELFKRVVPYHCLGSIWSQRDKKGKEHLAPTIRATVTQFNCVTNCVISTCLSDRTLKPTQRARVLEHWIQVARECRILKNFSSLRAILSALQCNPVHRLKRTWDEVSRENIRIFQELSEIFSDENNHSLSRELLIKEGTSKFATLELNPKRAQKRQQPQRDLTVMQGTIPYLGTFLTDLVMMDTAMKDYLDGGLINFEKRRKEFEVIAQIKLLQLACNNYNFRRVSGFSAWLSSVEKLTEAESYSQSCEIEPLSESASNTLRAKKSSGIMKRWSDRQPVGSGEGGSSSSHSKSFDQLRFPPCVSGSVGDGCDSVSVTSAGSSSSDVEEVNISFISDSPDALERKMSTPFVKHSNSTLGKCGPPADLIPTFWESTSLSSLDASGLGSGSGSSSASSSSVSSTPVTASRSHKRSISGVSSYSSLSLPLYNQQVDDCCIIRVSLDVDNGNMYKSILVTSQDKTPAVVRKAMVKHNLDRERAEDYELVQKISEDKELKIPDNANVFYAMNSTANYNFVLKKRGFPRAGRTKHVASSTLPRMKQKGLKIAKGIF, encoded by the exons aatgCGAGTCAGGAGATCGGTGAGGAGGTGGAGGATGGAGTCGTGTTCAGTATCTCTCTGAGGAAGGTCCAGATGTATCAGACGGGCGGTAAAGGTCAGCGCTGGTTGGGTGTGGACTCGGACGCGTCCGTCAGTCTGTATGACACGTGTAAGATGCGGACCATTAAAGCGGGAACACTGGAGCGTCTGGTGGAGTACATGGTGACCGCCTTCAGAGGAAACGACTCCACATACGTCACCATCTTCCTCTGCACGTACAGAACGTTTGCTACAACCAAACAAGTGCTCGACCTCCTGCTCAACAG ATACGCTAAACTGCAGCATCATCCCGGCGGTGAAGCACGTAGAATGACCCCCGATGAACGCACAGAACTCAGGAA CACTATCTCCTCTATACTGGGCGCCTGGCTGGATCAGTATTCCGAGGACTTCTGGAAACCTCCGGAATACAGCTGTCTGAGACGACTGGTCCACTATCTGCAGCTCAACTTCCCCGGCTCTGATCTGGAGCGACGCGCGTGTAACCTCCTGACTCAGTTCCACCGCAGACTCCAGCAGGAATCAGACCAGGACG TGTTGGATCAGGGATGTTCTTTCACACTGCTGGAGGAGAACGGATTTGATGAAGATCGGCCTGATTTCTTGACCTTTGACCCTACAGTGGTGGCGGAGCAGTTTACCCTCATGGACGCA GAGCTGTTTAAGCGTGTGGTGCCGTATCACTGTCTGGGCAGCATCTGGTCTCAGAGAGAtaagaaaggaaaagaacatcTGGCGCCGACCATCAGAGCAACCGTCACACAGTTCAACTGCGTCACCAACTGCGTCATCTCCACCTGCCTGAGTGACCGGACGCTCAAACCCACCCAGAGAGCGCGAGTCCTGGAGCACTGGATCCAAGTGGCCCGA GAGTGTCGGATCTTGAAGAATTTCTCGTCTCTGCGTGCCATTCTGTCGGCGCTGCAGTGTAACCCGGTTCACCGGCTCAAGAGGACGTGGGACGAGGTGTCACGAGAAAATATTCGCATCTTCCAGGAGCTTTCCGAGATCTTCTCTGATGAGAACAACCACTCACTGAGCCGAGAACTGCtcataaag GAGGGAACATCTAAATTTGCCACTCTGGAGCTGAACCCGAAACGAGCCCAGAAGCGGCAGCAGCCACAGAGAGATCtg acgGTGATGCAGGGAACCATTCCTTATTTGGGAACGTTCCTCACAGATCTGGTGATGATGGACACGGCCATGAAAGACTATCTGGAT GGTGGCCTGATCAACTTTGAGAAGAGAAGAAAG gAGTTTGAGGTCATCGCTCAGATCAAGTTGTTGCAGTTGGCgtgtaataattataattttcggCGTGTGTCTGGTTTCAGTGCTTGGCTCTCCAGCGTGGAGAAACTGACAGAGGCCGAGAG TTACAGTCAGTCGTGTGAGATCGAGCCGCTCTCTGAATCGGCCTCAAACACTCTCAGAGCCAAGAAGAGTTCCGGAATCATGAAGAGATGGAGCGA ccgtCAGCCGGTGGGTTCTGGTGAAGGAGGTTCCAGCAGTTCTCACTCAAAGTCGTTCGATCAGCTGCGGTTCCCGCCGTGTGTGAGCGGTTCTGTGGGCGACGGCTGCGACTCTGTCAGTGTGACGTCTGCGGGCTCCAGCAGCTCTGACGTGGAAGAGGTCAACATCAGCTTTATCTCGGACTCACCAGACGCTTTGGAGAGGAAG ATGTCAACGCCCTTCGTAAAACATTCCAATTCTACCTTAGGAAAGTGCGGCCCGCCAGCAGACCTGATACCAAcg TTCTGGGAGTCCACGTCTCTGTCGTCTCTGGACGCCTCAGGTCTCGGCTCAGGTTCGGGCTCCAGCAGTGCCTCCTCGTCTTCGGTGTCGTCCACACCGGTCACAGCGTCCCGCTCACACAAGCGCTCCATCTCGGGGGTGTCCAGTTACTCGTCTCTGTCCTTGCCGCTGTACAACCAGCAGGTGGACGATTGCTGCATCATCAGAGTCAGTCTGGATGTGGACAACGGAAACATGTACAAGAGTATACTG gtgacCAGTCAGGATAAGACTCCAGCAGTGGTCAGGAAAGCCATGGTTAAACACAACCTAGACCGGGAGAGAGCCGAAGATTACGAGCTGGTTCAGAAAATCAGTGAAGACAAGG AGCTGAAGATTCCTGACAACGCCAACGTTTTTTACGCCATGAACTCCACGGCCAACTACAACTTTGTGTTGAAGAAGAGAGGTTTCCCCAGAGCGGGTCGAACCAAACACGTGGCTAGCTCCACGCTGCCTCGAATGAAACAGAAAGGTCTTAAAATCGCTAAGGGAATCTTCTGA
- the LOC127628184 gene encoding ral guanine nucleotide dissociation stimulator-like isoform X2 yields MVFISDCKFGTGSVMFDASVWRIRSIRESVRLEIGEEPNPAVLNRFTQLDPDTPHLENASQEIGEEVEDGVVFSISLRKVQMYQTGGKGQRWLGVDSDASVSLYDTCKMRTIKAGTLERLVEYMVTAFRGNDSTYVTIFLCTYRTFATTKQVLDLLLNRYAKLQHHPGGEARRMTPDERTELRNTISSILGAWLDQYSEDFWKPPEYSCLRRLVHYLQLNFPGSDLERRACNLLTQFHRRLQQESDQDVLDQGCSFTLLEENGFDEDRPDFLTFDPTVVAEQFTLMDAELFKRVVPYHCLGSIWSQRDKKGKEHLAPTIRATVTQFNCVTNCVISTCLSDRTLKPTQRARVLEHWIQVARECRILKNFSSLRAILSALQCNPVHRLKRTWDEVSRENIRIFQELSEIFSDENNHSLSRELLIKEGTSKFATLELNPKRAQKRQQPQRDLTVMQGTIPYLGTFLTDLVMMDTAMKDYLDGGLINFEKRRKEFEVIAQIKLLQLACNNYNFRRVSGFSAWLSSVEKLTEAESYSQSCEIEPLSESASNTLRAKKSSGIMKRWSDRQPVGSGEGGSSSSHSKSFDQLRFPPCVSGSVGDGCDSVSVTSAGSSSSDVEEVNISFISDSPDALERKFWESTSLSSLDASGLGSGSGSSSASSSSVSSTPVTASRSHKRSISGVSSYSSLSLPLYNQQVDDCCIIRVSLDVDNGNMYKSILVTSQDKTPAVVRKAMVKHNLDRERAEDYELVQKISEDKELKIPDNANVFYAMNSTANYNFVLKKRGFPRAGRTKHVASSTLPRMKQKGLKIAKGIF; encoded by the exons aatgCGAGTCAGGAGATCGGTGAGGAGGTGGAGGATGGAGTCGTGTTCAGTATCTCTCTGAGGAAGGTCCAGATGTATCAGACGGGCGGTAAAGGTCAGCGCTGGTTGGGTGTGGACTCGGACGCGTCCGTCAGTCTGTATGACACGTGTAAGATGCGGACCATTAAAGCGGGAACACTGGAGCGTCTGGTGGAGTACATGGTGACCGCCTTCAGAGGAAACGACTCCACATACGTCACCATCTTCCTCTGCACGTACAGAACGTTTGCTACAACCAAACAAGTGCTCGACCTCCTGCTCAACAG ATACGCTAAACTGCAGCATCATCCCGGCGGTGAAGCACGTAGAATGACCCCCGATGAACGCACAGAACTCAGGAA CACTATCTCCTCTATACTGGGCGCCTGGCTGGATCAGTATTCCGAGGACTTCTGGAAACCTCCGGAATACAGCTGTCTGAGACGACTGGTCCACTATCTGCAGCTCAACTTCCCCGGCTCTGATCTGGAGCGACGCGCGTGTAACCTCCTGACTCAGTTCCACCGCAGACTCCAGCAGGAATCAGACCAGGACG TGTTGGATCAGGGATGTTCTTTCACACTGCTGGAGGAGAACGGATTTGATGAAGATCGGCCTGATTTCTTGACCTTTGACCCTACAGTGGTGGCGGAGCAGTTTACCCTCATGGACGCA GAGCTGTTTAAGCGTGTGGTGCCGTATCACTGTCTGGGCAGCATCTGGTCTCAGAGAGAtaagaaaggaaaagaacatcTGGCGCCGACCATCAGAGCAACCGTCACACAGTTCAACTGCGTCACCAACTGCGTCATCTCCACCTGCCTGAGTGACCGGACGCTCAAACCCACCCAGAGAGCGCGAGTCCTGGAGCACTGGATCCAAGTGGCCCGA GAGTGTCGGATCTTGAAGAATTTCTCGTCTCTGCGTGCCATTCTGTCGGCGCTGCAGTGTAACCCGGTTCACCGGCTCAAGAGGACGTGGGACGAGGTGTCACGAGAAAATATTCGCATCTTCCAGGAGCTTTCCGAGATCTTCTCTGATGAGAACAACCACTCACTGAGCCGAGAACTGCtcataaag GAGGGAACATCTAAATTTGCCACTCTGGAGCTGAACCCGAAACGAGCCCAGAAGCGGCAGCAGCCACAGAGAGATCtg acgGTGATGCAGGGAACCATTCCTTATTTGGGAACGTTCCTCACAGATCTGGTGATGATGGACACGGCCATGAAAGACTATCTGGAT GGTGGCCTGATCAACTTTGAGAAGAGAAGAAAG gAGTTTGAGGTCATCGCTCAGATCAAGTTGTTGCAGTTGGCgtgtaataattataattttcggCGTGTGTCTGGTTTCAGTGCTTGGCTCTCCAGCGTGGAGAAACTGACAGAGGCCGAGAG TTACAGTCAGTCGTGTGAGATCGAGCCGCTCTCTGAATCGGCCTCAAACACTCTCAGAGCCAAGAAGAGTTCCGGAATCATGAAGAGATGGAGCGA ccgtCAGCCGGTGGGTTCTGGTGAAGGAGGTTCCAGCAGTTCTCACTCAAAGTCGTTCGATCAGCTGCGGTTCCCGCCGTGTGTGAGCGGTTCTGTGGGCGACGGCTGCGACTCTGTCAGTGTGACGTCTGCGGGCTCCAGCAGCTCTGACGTGGAAGAGGTCAACATCAGCTTTATCTCGGACTCACCAGACGCTTTGGAGAGGAAG TTCTGGGAGTCCACGTCTCTGTCGTCTCTGGACGCCTCAGGTCTCGGCTCAGGTTCGGGCTCCAGCAGTGCCTCCTCGTCTTCGGTGTCGTCCACACCGGTCACAGCGTCCCGCTCACACAAGCGCTCCATCTCGGGGGTGTCCAGTTACTCGTCTCTGTCCTTGCCGCTGTACAACCAGCAGGTGGACGATTGCTGCATCATCAGAGTCAGTCTGGATGTGGACAACGGAAACATGTACAAGAGTATACTG gtgacCAGTCAGGATAAGACTCCAGCAGTGGTCAGGAAAGCCATGGTTAAACACAACCTAGACCGGGAGAGAGCCGAAGATTACGAGCTGGTTCAGAAAATCAGTGAAGACAAGG AGCTGAAGATTCCTGACAACGCCAACGTTTTTTACGCCATGAACTCCACGGCCAACTACAACTTTGTGTTGAAGAAGAGAGGTTTCCCCAGAGCGGGTCGAACCAAACACGTGGCTAGCTCCACGCTGCCTCGAATGAAACAGAAAGGTCTTAAAATCGCTAAGGGAATCTTCTGA